The Candidatus Binatia bacterium genome has a window encoding:
- a CDS encoding phytanoyl-CoA dioxygenase family protein: MATRAYTNEDGTVRDEVLEKQASALAEAERKYGIDSDHLDSLIATVQEEGYVILPNLLSPEEIETIRRETDPLLEHDGRTEFEGYKTRRIYSVIEKTLSCNPVVEHPLVMALLDRLFMPNYLLSQLQVIKVMPGEIRQPLHHDDGFYPLPRPRKPIGAALIWALDDFREDNGATLVYPKSHLWGDVPSADIDVSKMVPAVMPAGSAVFFLGTMWHCAGPNNSDKPRLAATTQYCEPWARQQENYCLAISRERAKQCSPKVQSLLGYSMLFPFIGFVNGRDPARLLRD; the protein is encoded by the coding sequence ATGGCTACTCGCGCCTATACAAATGAAGACGGCACCGTTCGAGACGAAGTCCTCGAGAAGCAGGCATCCGCCCTCGCGGAGGCCGAACGTAAATACGGAATCGACAGCGACCATCTCGACTCCCTGATCGCGACCGTGCAGGAGGAAGGCTATGTCATTCTGCCGAACCTGCTCTCGCCCGAAGAGATCGAAACCATCCGACGGGAAACCGATCCGCTTCTCGAACATGACGGCAGGACCGAGTTCGAAGGTTATAAAACACGCCGCATCTATTCGGTGATCGAGAAAACGCTCTCGTGTAATCCGGTCGTCGAGCACCCGCTGGTGATGGCCCTGCTCGATCGGCTCTTCATGCCGAATTACCTTCTCTCCCAACTCCAGGTGATCAAGGTGATGCCGGGCGAAATTCGCCAACCGCTGCATCATGACGATGGATTCTACCCGCTGCCCCGCCCCCGAAAACCGATCGGTGCAGCCCTGATCTGGGCGCTCGACGATTTCCGCGAGGATAATGGCGCGACTCTGGTCTATCCCAAAAGCCATTTATGGGGAGATGTGCCGTCTGCCGACATCGATGTCAGCAAGATGGTTCCTGCCGTCATGCCAGCGGGATCGGCGGTCTTCTTTCTGGGGACCATGTGGCATTGCGCCGGCCCGAACAACAGCGACAAGCCAAGGCTTGCTGCCACGACGCAGTATTGCGAACCCTGGGCGCGCCAGCAGGAGAACTACTGCCTCGCCATCTCGCGGGAACGGGCAAAGCAATGCAGCCCGAAGGTCCAATCCCTTCTGGGATACAGCATGCTCTTTCCGTTCATCGGCTTTGTGAACGGCCGCGACCCCGCAAGACTCCTGCGCGATTAG